The following DNA comes from Castanea sativa cultivar Marrone di Chiusa Pesio chromosome 10, ASM4071231v1.
CAAGGCCGTCCATGGGGCAAACAAAGGGTTGATGACGTCAATAGGCCCCGTCAGCTAGGGGCTCGTCCGCCGCCTTCTAGCCCATAAAGATTATGCCGTGGAGGTGACGGAATCCATTCTGAAGGATGAGGAGATGGACCCCTGTGCTGAGCAGGCAACGGACAAGATAGGGGTGTCAGGCCTGTTCGATCTTACCAGGGTATGCCTTCTCTTATTTTGGTGTCCGACTAGTTTTAATGACCTGACGTTATTTTTCCTTGGCAATGTAGGCTATGGTTAGGATGAAGGTTTTGCCAGAGAGGTGTGTAGCCAAGGAGGGGGTGATTACCCATCTGCATGAGCGTATCAAGTACTTAGTTGACGGACAAGCGCAATATAAGGACGCGAACTGTGTCCTTGGTACAGAGTTGAACGAACTAAAGGAGAAGTTGGCGGAGGAAAGTCGCCAGTGGAAgttggaagaagaagccaaactGACGGCAGAAAAGGAGCTGAAGTCCATCCTAATTCAGGTGGAAACGGCTAGGAGCGACGCTGTGACGGAGTTTAAGGACTCGCAATCCTTTATAGACCCTTGTGCCACCTACTATATTGACGGGTTTGAGGACTGCTTGAAACAAGTTAAGTCCGTTTATCCTGACTTGGATTTATCCAAGATTACCATGGACGAGCCTATTCCGTCGACTCCTGCAGGTGACACCGTCAATGAGGAAGGTGACGATGCCAATAAGCTAGAGGTAAGCCAAAGGAATGATAGCATTGTTCTTGCTCAGCCAGCCGTGGATAAGCCCATCACTTTGACTCTGTCAGCAAATCCTCATGGCGACGATCAAAACGCCGTTGACCCTTCTCCTCCTGGCACCCAGCCTTCTATCGCCAAAGGTGACGGAAAGTCTCAAGATCCCCCCACTTCGTGAACTTCAGTACTTCtctttttgtaaaatataaacgaattttaatttttgatgcCCGTTGCTTTGGGCTTTCGTAAAGACATTACTTAATTTATGTTAATCTCAATGTATTGTTTTATATTTGAGGCATATTTCTCTCttcaatccaaaataaaaaccatttgCTCGTGATGAGCCCGTCAGCCTATGGGTGACGATGTCCTCTTTTTgctaattatcaaaataataacgGCGTCAACTTTCTTTTAGCTGAAACTTCGAGCCGTTTTTATTGATCGGTCAGCCTTATGGGCAATGGCATCAGATTTCTCATTTGTTTTAACAACTTACTTTAGCTTGCTTATGCCTGTCAGCCTTTTATGGCGTTAGCTTTCTCAGCTGATTCAATACAACTTATTTGTTTGCCATATATCCGTCATTTTTATGAGCAACGGCGCCAGCTTTCGTCATTTTACGGGCAACAGCGTTAGCTTTCTTTTAGCTGATTAATAACTTATTCTAAGTCGCCGCCATATACTCATTAGCCTTTAGGGGTAATGGTGTTAGCTTTCTAGGCTGAcaaacttatttaaaattgtttttatgtACCCGTCACTTTATATGTGACGGCATCAGCTTTCTTGGCTGACACTTGTGGGTGACGGGTTCAGCTTTCCTCTTTGCTGATTATTCATCAGCTTCATAGATTTTagtaagtttatttattttgtaggttttatAACGGATTTGTCCTCTTTTTGGACGTTATTTAGAACCTGTCTGCTTGTTGtcctcgtccactttgtggccTTGGTAGtagattcgtccactttgtggacttagagaTAAGGTCGCCCATTTTGTGGACTTCGCGATaagatcgtccactttgtggacttagcgaTAAGGTCATTCACTTTGTTTACTTAGcgataaggtcgtccactttgtggacttggtagtagattcgtccattttgtggactcaaaagataaggtcgtccactttgtggacttggcaATGTTGTCTTCTTGAAGACATAACAAATTTACTAGTCGTTTCTGAataaaactcctcttattatgatgaatgcataagtagAACGTTGTTCCAAAAAGAATAAACTTTCAGCCCTTTAGGCTTAGAATGTATCGTAGACAAGAATAAACTAggacaaataattaaaagacataaactggaaatgaggagtaGTGTTCTTCATGCTATCTtttactggtagtacttcctgAGATActcggcgttccatgggtggCGTAGCATCTGCCCGTCAAGTGTCTCTAAGTGATAGGTGCCCTTCCTTAGCCATGATGTtatcttgtagggtccttcccagtttgggccAAGCTTTCCTTATGCGAGATCTCTGGTAGCACCCATCACTCTTCTTAAAACGAGGtctccgactttgaagtctcagtgtttgactcgggagttgtaatgtttggccatgaggtcctggTATTGTGCGAGTCTCTGCTCAGCCCTCGCCCTGACCTCGTCAGCTAGATCAAGCTGTCAACGTAGCTCTTCgtcatttcttccctcgtcgtgattTTCCACCCTGTAGCTCGTGAGTCCAATCTCGGCTGGGATGACCGCTTCACTCCCATATGTTAGCTGGAATGGAGTTTCTCCCGTAGGAGTCCTTACTATCGTTTTGTATGTCCATAGTACGTTGGGCAGCTCCTTAGgtcatatgccctttgccccctcgggtcgagtcttgatgattcgaagcaaggatcggttcgtgacttcaacttgtccgttcgCTTGAGGATGGGCTGGGAAGGAatagtggttcttgattcctagctCTGAGCAGAAGGCTCGGAAGAagtcgttgtcaaattgcttATTGTTGTCCGAGATCAAGACCCTTGGAATTTTGTACCTGTAAATAATGTTTTTCCATACGAAGCTCTGTACGTTCTTTTCAGTGATCGTGGCTAAGGCTTCAACttcgacccatttggtgaagtagtcgatgtCGACAACGAGAAACTTCAGCTGCCTTGCTGCTATtgggaatggtcccatgatatccaactCCCACTGGGCAAATGGCCATGGGGCAGTTATTTGGGTCAATTCTTCCGTCGGCTGTCTAATGAtattgctgaacctttgacatttgtcgCAAGCTTTTACATAAACCTGGGTGtcattttgcattgtcggccagtagtatCTGGCCCTAATCAACTTATGTACCAATGATCGCGACCCTGAATGGTTGCTGCATATCCCCTTgtgtacttctctcatgacatagtctGCTTCTTCGGGGCCTAAACATCTCAAGAATGGTCGAGAGAAACCCTTCTTATACAGGACGTCCTTCATCAAGACGAACTGCACTGACTGGACCTTCAGCTTCCTTGCGGCCTCCTTCCCGTCAAGCAGCGTGCCGTCTTTTAAGTAGGAGATCAGGGgggtggtccaattgttttcggaaccaatCTACTGTATATTGACAACGTCTATTAGTGGTGAAGGCTGAATAAAAGAGAGTACCTTGTCGAGGGTGATCATAAACTCTGTTGACGTGGTTTTGGCAAGAAGGTCGGCCTGctcgttttctcctcttgggATTTGGATTATCTTGGCCTGCAGCTCATCTACCCTCCTCTTCGCTTGCTCCCAGTACTTATTCATCTTTTCGCCCTTGCACTCATACTCGTCGTTCACTTGGCTTGTGACGACCTAGGAGTCGTAGTGAACAAACATGTTCGCGGCCCCTACAGCCTTGGTGAGGTCTAAGTCTGCTATCAGGGCTTCGTACTCAACTTCATTATTAGTTGTAGGGAAATCGAGACGAATCATACATTCGATCTCATTGCCTTCTGGAGACTTCTGCTCCaccagccttcttgttggacGACCCATCTATAAAAATGCTCCATTGGGGATTTTCTGCCTCCTCGCCTTTCGCGCtggtgaactccgcaatgaagtcGGCGACAGATTATCCCTTGATGGCGGTgcgggggcgatattgtatgtCAAATTCGCTCAACTCTATTGACCACAATGCCATTCATCCGGCGGCTTCAGGACTGCCCATTGCTCGTTGTAAAGGCTTGTCAGTTAGGACGACCACCGTATGGGCCTAgaagtatggcttgagtttTCGGGCCGCCGTGAGTAGAGCGAGGGCGAGCTTTTCCATGGGGGGATACCTTTCTTCTGCACCACGCAGTGCCTTGCTGGCGTAGTATACGAGTCTTTGTGCTTTTTCGTCTTCTCTTACTAGGGCCGCACTGACAGCGGCTGGAGAGGTAGCTAGATAAAGGAATAATTCTTCTCCCGGTTGTGATGGACTTAGTAGCGGTGGtgaagagaggtaggcctttaGGTCCTCGAATGCTTGCTGACATTCAGCCGTCCACTCAAAAGACCTCTTCAGCGTACAGAAGAATGGTAGACATTTATCCGTTGCCCTGGATACAAATCTATTAAGCACGACGATCTTGCCATTAAGGCTTTGTACCTCTTTCACGTTTCTAGGAGGCCCCATTTCCATTATAGCCCGGATCTTGTCCGGGTTAGCCTCAATGCCCCTTCGGGAtaccatgtatcccaagaattttcccgCCGttactccaaaggcacacttgttTGGATTacgcttcatgttgtaggagaGGAGAGTGTCGAAGGTTTCCCTAAGATCCTCTAAGTGATCGCCTTCCCTTCGGCTTTTTACTAGCATGTCATCGACATACACCTAGACATTTCTGCCAATCTGTTgtgcgaacatcttgttcatgagtcTCTAATACGTCGCGCCCGCATTCTTTAAACCGAACTGCATGACCCTAtaacaaaaaaggccttggcttgttacgaaTGAGGTTTTCCCCTGGTCACTTTCGTCCATCTGGATCTGGTTGTATCAGGAaaatgcgtccatgaagctcaataATTGGTGTTGGGCCGTAGAGTCCACCAAGAGGTCGACtcgcgggagggggtagctatctttagggcatgctttgtttagttctgtgaagtctacacacattctccatttttcaTTGCTTTTCTTGACCATTATGACGTTCGCCAGCCAATCAGGGTGGTAAACTTCCCTAATGAAACCCGCCTCTAGTAGTTTACGGACCTCTTCAGCCACTGCTCGATCTCTTTCTTGGGCGAACACCCGTTTCTTCTGGTGGATGGGGGGAAAGGAAGGCGACACATTCAACTTATGCACTATGACTGATGGGCTGATTCCTGGCATGTCGTTATGGCTCCAAGCGAATACGTCTCGATTTTCTTTGAGGAAGGTCGCGAGTGCTTGACGTACCATCGGGTCTGCAAGGGTGCCGATCTTGGTTGTCCGCTCTGGTTGGGATTCGTCAAGAGGTACGTCTTCAAGCCTCTCAACGGGCTCCGTTGTTGCCCGTcgttct
Coding sequences within:
- the LOC142612018 gene encoding uncharacterized protein LOC142612018, coding for MATGSSKKARKTYLRTVKNIQLTGSIPKMLWIDNPFIGCLEKDAQCLHHPHDDALVITIQAGDYNMHRVLIDNGSSVDILYYAAFQQMGINRERLVPTNAPFVDFGGTRVFPLGVVTLAVTVRDYPQQITKNVAFLVVDCSSAYNAMIGRSTLNSWKAVTSTYHLMVKFPTDYGVGELRGDQVAAHECYVAMMEMDDYLQAMNIEERRATTEPVERLEDVPLDESQPERTTKIGTLADPMVRQALATFLKENRDVFAWSHNDMPGISPSVIVHKLNVSPSFPPIHQKKRVFAQERDRAVAEEVYVDDMLVKSRREGDHLEDLRETFDTLLSYNMKRNPNKCAFGVTAGKFLGYMVSRRGIEANPDKIRAIMEMGPPRNVKEVQSLNGKIVVLNRFVSRATDKCLPFFCTLKRSFEWTAECQQAFEDLKAYLSSPPLLSPSQPGEELFLYLATSPAAVSAALVREDEKAQRLVYYASKALRGAEERYPPMEKLALALLTAARKLKPYF